A window of Williamwhitmania sp. contains these coding sequences:
- a CDS encoding TonB-dependent receptor: MLVEVFLFSALSGIHPGPPVPDKEVVDTAVTLKEVVIQNRLQRYSRELSVQPIFTKDIKDYAQAQLDQLLASQGGIVVNTYGPGGVSSASIRGLGADHTAVLWNGFNIQSPMDGGVNLAILPTSFFDQVSIQYGGNGALFGSGALGGVIHLESKPDTAQGINFSLLQTYGSFGKWFTGANVSAGFKRMSSQTRVFYTEAKNDFLFHNTAKIGKPYEHQVNANSASTGIMQNLAYRIKPNQSIAASVWYQNNFSRPQPMMGAYTNHESLKWTSLRNALVWNAVAGKFTTTVKGGYFYDQNIYDNPGVEHSNHKFYVITSEAEGTYDLGKVGSIETGLIYINEQAKSTNYAGRPTRDRGAGRMAYRFNTHYLEGFASIREEIVSSEQNPFTWSAGVRVKPMKSIALRASISKIYRLPTFNELFWSSWGNPDLQPEKGYSSDAGLEVNTLLNRTTFRFVVNAFNSHVDDWIIWMPVAGGKWSPMNINKVWSRGGEMQLSVSHRMGKLNVGGEGAFSYNVTTSNSGVTRGNQLPYVPKYSGTSSLFAEYSGFRIKYSQHFSGRRFINDANVDYVDAYTVASLMVEKEFREHDFNIRSFMRIDNIWNTEYQVMNNYPMPLRYFEFGIGINFTK, translated from the coding sequence ATGTTAGTTGAAGTATTTCTTTTTTCTGCTCTTTCCGGTATTCATCCGGGGCCGCCTGTTCCCGACAAGGAGGTGGTAGACACCGCCGTCACCTTAAAGGAGGTGGTGATTCAAAATCGGTTACAACGTTACTCGCGCGAGCTTAGCGTTCAGCCAATTTTCACCAAGGATATTAAGGATTATGCGCAAGCTCAGCTCGACCAGCTGCTTGCAAGTCAGGGTGGAATAGTGGTGAATACCTATGGTCCAGGAGGGGTAAGCAGCGCCTCCATTCGTGGGCTTGGGGCCGATCATACCGCTGTGCTATGGAATGGCTTCAACATCCAAAGCCCTATGGATGGCGGAGTTAACCTTGCCATTCTCCCAACCTCCTTTTTTGACCAAGTGAGCATACAGTATGGAGGCAACGGCGCTCTTTTTGGCAGCGGTGCGCTTGGTGGGGTAATTCATCTGGAGAGCAAACCCGATACTGCTCAAGGCATCAATTTTTCGCTGCTTCAAACTTACGGTAGCTTCGGCAAGTGGTTTACTGGAGCGAATGTTTCCGCTGGTTTTAAAAGGATGAGTTCCCAAACTCGGGTGTTCTACACAGAGGCCAAGAACGATTTTCTTTTTCACAATACTGCAAAAATCGGGAAGCCTTATGAGCACCAAGTAAATGCAAACTCTGCTTCCACCGGTATAATGCAAAATCTGGCTTACCGCATCAAGCCGAACCAGTCGATTGCGGCTTCGGTTTGGTACCAGAATAACTTTTCACGACCTCAGCCCATGATGGGGGCCTACACTAACCACGAATCGCTCAAGTGGACATCGTTAAGAAATGCATTGGTGTGGAATGCTGTTGCGGGAAAGTTCACCACTACCGTTAAGGGAGGCTACTTCTACGATCAGAATATTTACGACAATCCGGGTGTGGAGCATTCTAACCACAAGTTTTATGTAATTACAAGCGAAGCAGAGGGAACTTATGACTTGGGAAAGGTGGGCTCAATTGAAACGGGTTTAATATACATAAACGAGCAGGCTAAATCGACCAACTATGCTGGACGACCAACACGAGATAGAGGAGCAGGTCGGATGGCTTACAGGTTTAACACTCATTACCTTGAAGGTTTTGCAAGTATTAGGGAGGAGATCGTTAGTAGCGAACAAAACCCGTTTACTTGGAGTGCAGGTGTTAGGGTAAAGCCGATGAAATCCATTGCTCTACGTGCTAGCATCTCTAAAATATACCGGCTTCCAACCTTCAACGAGCTGTTCTGGTCCAGCTGGGGTAACCCCGATCTACAGCCAGAAAAAGGGTATTCTTCCGATGCCGGATTGGAGGTTAACACCTTGCTAAACCGCACGACTTTCCGATTTGTGGTAAATGCCTTCAATAGCCATGTCGACGATTGGATAATATGGATGCCAGTGGCTGGTGGTAAGTGGAGTCCAATGAACATCAACAAAGTGTGGTCGCGTGGCGGTGAGATGCAGCTATCTGTTTCGCATAGAATGGGAAAGTTGAATGTTGGTGGGGAGGGCGCTTTCTCATACAATGTTACCACCTCCAACAGCGGAGTCACCAGGGGAAATCAACTTCCTTATGTCCCGAAGTATAGCGGAACATCGTCACTGTTTGCTGAATATTCCGGTTTCCGGATAAAGTATTCGCAGCACTTTTCGGGTAGAAGATTTATTAACGATGCAAATGTGGACTACGTGGATGCATACACCGTGGCCAGCCTAATGGTTGAAAAAGAGTTTAGAGAGCACGATTTCAACATTCGATCCTTTATGCGGATAGATAATATTTGGAACACGGAGTATCAGGTAATGAACAACTACCCTATGCCACTGCGATATTTTGAGTTTGGAATTGGTATCAATTTTACAAAATAA